In Brachypodium distachyon strain Bd21 chromosome 2, Brachypodium_distachyon_v3.0, whole genome shotgun sequence, one genomic interval encodes:
- the LOC100837072 gene encoding uncharacterized protein LOC100837072, translating to MLRAAGKRLLGAGIRSPRAAGGGDAPAAPAVAVGAARRGYHERVVDHYSNPRNVGAFDKEDADVGTGLVGAPACGDVMKMQIRVDEASGKIVDACFKTFGCGSAIASSSVATEWVKGKQMDEVIAIKNTEIAKHLSLPPVKLHCSMLAEDAIKAAVKDYEAKKAKPSLKADE from the exons ATGCTGCGCGCGGCGGGGAAGAGGCTCCTCGGCGCGGGGATCCGGTCCCCgcgagcggccggcggcggggatgcTCCCGCGGCGCCCGCTGTGGCGGTgggggcggcgaggagggggTACCACGAGCGGGTGGTGGACCACTACAGCAACCCGCGCAACGTGGGGGCGTTCGACAAGGAGGACGCGGACGTGGGCACGGGGCTCGTGGGCGCCCCCGCGTGCGGGGACGTCATGAAGATGCAGATCCGCGTCGACGAGGCCTCGGGGAAGATCGTCGACGCCTGCTTCAAGACCTTCGGCTGCGGCTCCGCCATCGCCTCATCCTCCGTCG CCACTGAGTGGGTGAAGGGAAAGCAAATGGACGAAGTGATAGCAATCAAGAACAC TGAGATCGCGAAGCATCtgtcgctgccgccggtgaAGCTCCACTGCAGCATGCTCGCCGAGGATGCCATCAAGGCTGCAGTGAAGGattacgaggcgaagaaggcgaAGCCGTCGCTGAAGGCAGACGAGTAG
- the LOC100837378 gene encoding 3-ketoacyl-CoA synthase 4 — MNGGGGMAAPAAAAATPSHRRLPDFLQSVNLKYVKLGYHYLITHLITLLLLPLMAVIVLEAGRTDPDDLRQLWLHLQYNLVSVLLLSAVLVFGATVYALTRPRPVYLVDFACYKPPPHLKVSFQEFLRHSGLCGFSDDALDFQRKILERSGLSEETYCPEGMHAIPPEPTMANARAEAESVMFGALDNLFSATGVKPKDVGILVVNCSLFNPTPSLSAMIVNRYKLRGNVRSFNLGGMGCSAGVIAIDLARDMLQVHRSTYAVVVSTENITQNWYFGNRKSMLIPNCLFRVGGSAVLLSNRGADRRRAKYSLRHVVRTHKGADDKAFNCVYQEQDAEGKTGVSLSKDLMAIAGGALKTNITTLGPLVLPFSEQLLFFATLVSKKLFNAKVKPYIPDFKLAFEHFCIHAGGRAVIDELEKNLHLSPVHVEASRMTLHRFGNTSSSSIWYELAYMEAKGRVRRGDRIWQIAFGSGFKCNSAVWHALRNVKPAANSPWEDCIDRYPVELVDGFPTHNHKQQ; from the coding sequence ATgaacggaggaggaggcatggcggcaccggcggcggcggcggcgacgccgagCCACCGGCGGCTGCCGGACTTCCTCCAGAGCGTGAACCTCAAGTACGTGAAGCTGGGGTACCACTACCTCATCACCCACCTCATCACGCTCCTGCTGCTCCCGCTCATGGCAGTCATCGTCCTCGAGGCCGGCCGCACCGACCCCGACGACCTCCGCCAGCTCTGGCTCCACCTCCAGTACAACCTCGTCtctgtcctcctcctctccgccgtCCTCGTCTTCGGTGCCACCGTCTACGCGCTCACCCGCCCCCGTCCCGTCTACCTCGTCGACTTCGCCTGCtacaagccgccgccgcacctcAAGGTCAGCTTCCAGGAGTTCCTCCGCCACTCGGGCCTCTGCGGCTTCTCCGACGACGCCCTCGACTTCCAGCGCAAGATCCTCGAGCGCTCCGGGCTCAGCGAGGAGACCTACTGCCCCGAAGGCATGCACGCCATCCCGCCGGAGCCCACCATGGCGAATGCCCGCGCCGAGGCCGAGTCCGTCATGTTCGGCGCCCTGGACAACCTCTTCAGCGCCACCGGCGTCAAGCCCAAGGACGTCGGTATCCTCGTCGTCAACTGCAGTCTGTTCAACCCAACCCCGTCGCTCTCCGCCATGATCGTCAACAGGTACAAGCTCAGGGGGAACGTCCGGAGCTTCAACCTCGGCGGGATGGGCTGCAGCGCCGGGGTCATCGCCATCGACCTCGCCAGGGACATGCTCCAGGTGCACCGGAGCACCTACGCCGTGGTGGTCAGCACGGAGAACATCACGCAGAACTGGTACTTCGGCAACCGCAAGTCGATGCTGATCCCCAACTGCCTCTTCCGCGTCGGCGGCTCGGCGGTGCTCCTCTCCAACCGCggcgccgaccgccgccgcgccaagTACAGCCTCAGGCACGTGGTGCGCACGCACAagggcgccgacgacaaggcaTTCAACTGCGTGTACCAGGAGCAGGACGCCGAGGGCAAGACCGGCGTGTCGCTGTCCAAGGACCTgatggcgatcgccggcggcgcgctcAAGACCAACATCACCACGCTGGGGCCGCTCGTGCTCCCCTTCAGCGAGCAGCTGCTCTTCTTCGCCACGCTGGTGTCCAAGAAGCTGTTCAACGCCAAGGTGAAGCCTTACATCCCAGACTTCAAGCTCGCCTTCGAGCACTTCTGCATCCACGCCGGGGGCCGCGCCGTGATCGACGAGCTGGAGAAGAATCTGCATCTGAGCCCGGTGCACGTGGAGGCGTCCAGGATGACGCTGCACAGGTTCGGCAACACTTCCAGCAGCTCCATCTGGTACGAGCTTGCCTACATGGAGGCCAAGGGCCGCGTCCGCCGGGGCGACCGCATCTGGCAGATCGCCTTCGGCAGCGGCTTCAAGTGCAACAGCGCCGTCTGGCACGCCCTGCGCAACGTCAAGCCGGCGGCCAACAGCCCCTGGGAGGACTGCATCGACCGCTACCCGGTGGAGCTCGTCGACGGCTTCCCCACCCACAACCACAAGCAGCAATAA